One Natrinema salaciae genomic region harbors:
- a CDS encoding pyridoxal phosphate-dependent decarboxylase family protein — MTSNELAGQVRSADEPTPPAAASAFLGSADGNAAYADAIDLARECLLESFATVEGPYAGTDHERLRERIDDLAVFPAEGEALSDTLETVADEVLADSVRVHDPGCVAHLHCPPAIPALAAAVLLSGTNQSMDSFDQAPAASVLEERVVDACCELFEYPAGADGVFTGGGTESNFLGLLLARDWYCETRFDRSVQTAGLGPAAGDLRVCCSEAAHFTAEQAAHHLGLGEDAVVTVPTDDDRRIDLAALDDTLERLEAAGRHPFAIVGTAGTTDFGSIDPLEGLADRAADRGLWLHVDAAYGGACAISDRLRPKLAGIDRADSIAVDFHKLFYQPISCGAFLLRDGDRYRFLERNAAYLNPERDDAAGVPNLVSKSTRTTRRFDALKPFVTFNALGRTGVADCVEYVCELADAVAAAIRAEPALELCCEPELSTVVFRYRPDRPAHSDDRTEPLPAAAIDRVNRAVRDELLADGEVLLARTTVDGAAALKFTLLNPRTTRSDLDAALAAVVDRGEALEREVIDSV, encoded by the coding sequence ATGACGAGCAACGAGCTGGCGGGACAGGTCCGTTCCGCCGACGAGCCGACGCCGCCGGCCGCCGCGAGCGCCTTCCTCGGCAGCGCGGACGGAAACGCGGCGTACGCGGACGCGATCGATCTGGCACGCGAGTGTCTCCTCGAGTCGTTTGCGACGGTCGAGGGCCCCTACGCGGGGACCGACCACGAGCGGCTCCGCGAACGGATCGACGACCTGGCGGTCTTCCCCGCGGAGGGCGAGGCGCTCTCGGACACCCTCGAGACGGTCGCAGACGAGGTACTCGCGGACTCGGTCCGCGTCCACGACCCCGGCTGCGTCGCCCACCTCCATTGTCCGCCGGCGATCCCGGCGCTGGCCGCAGCGGTGCTGCTGTCGGGGACGAACCAGTCGATGGACTCGTTCGACCAGGCCCCCGCGGCGTCGGTCCTGGAGGAGCGCGTCGTCGACGCCTGCTGCGAGCTATTCGAGTATCCGGCCGGCGCGGACGGCGTCTTCACGGGCGGGGGCACGGAGTCGAATTTTCTCGGGCTCTTGCTCGCTCGCGACTGGTACTGCGAGACGCGGTTCGATCGATCCGTCCAGACCGCCGGGCTGGGACCCGCGGCCGGGGACCTCCGCGTGTGCTGTTCGGAGGCGGCCCACTTCACCGCCGAACAGGCCGCTCACCACCTCGGACTCGGCGAGGACGCCGTCGTCACGGTCCCGACCGACGACGACCGACGGATCGACCTCGCGGCGCTCGACGACACGCTCGAGCGGCTCGAGGCCGCGGGCCGGCACCCATTCGCGATCGTCGGCACCGCCGGGACGACGGACTTCGGCAGCATCGACCCGCTCGAGGGGCTGGCGGATCGCGCCGCCGATCGGGGTCTGTGGCTCCACGTCGACGCCGCCTACGGCGGGGCGTGTGCGATCAGCGACCGGCTCCGCCCGAAGCTCGCGGGGATCGATCGCGCCGACTCGATCGCCGTGGACTTCCACAAGCTGTTCTACCAGCCGATCAGCTGTGGCGCGTTTCTGCTGCGCGACGGCGACCGCTATCGGTTCCTCGAGCGCAACGCGGCCTATCTCAATCCCGAACGCGACGACGCGGCGGGCGTCCCGAACCTCGTCTCGAAGTCCACGCGAACGACCCGCCGGTTCGACGCGCTGAAGCCGTTCGTGACGTTCAACGCGCTGGGTCGGACGGGCGTGGCCGACTGCGTGGAGTACGTCTGCGAACTGGCCGACGCGGTCGCCGCCGCGATCCGAGCCGAGCCGGCGCTGGAACTGTGCTGCGAGCCCGAACTGAGCACGGTGGTCTTCCGGTATCGACCGGACCGGCCGGCCCACTCCGACGATCGAACCGAGCCGCTTCCCGCGGCCGCCATCGACCGCGTGAACCGCGCCGTCCGCGACGAGCTGTTGGCCGACGGCGAGGTACTCCTCGCTCGCACGACCGTCGACGGCGCTGCCGCACTGAAGTTCACGCTCTTGAACCCCCGAACGACCCGTTCGGACCTCGACGCTGCGCTCGCGGCGGTTGTCGACCGCGGCGAGGCGCTCGAACGCGAGGTGATCGATTCCGTATGA
- the radA gene encoding DNA repair and recombination protein RadA has protein sequence MPEADLETLPGVGPATADKLHDAGFDSFQSLAVAAPSELSNTADVGESTASDIVRAARDAADIGGFETGSTVLERRNEIGKLSWHIDEVDDLLGGGIETQSITEVYGEFGAGKSQVTHQMAVNVQLPKEVGGLHGCAIFVDSEDTFRPERIDDMVRGLPDEAIDATLEDREIEGSADDEEAVDELVDDVLEKIHVAKAFNSNHQMLLAEKAKELAGEHEDSEYPVRLLCVDSLTAHFRAEYVGRGELADRQQKLNKHLHDLDKVGNLYNCAVIVTNQVASNPDSFFGDPTQPIGGNILGHKSTFRIYLRKSKGDKRIVRLVDAPNLADGEAVMRVQDGGLKPE, from the coding sequence ATGCCAGAAGCAGACCTCGAAACTCTTCCCGGCGTCGGACCGGCCACCGCAGACAAACTCCACGATGCAGGCTTCGACTCCTTCCAGAGTCTGGCCGTCGCCGCCCCGTCGGAACTCTCGAACACGGCCGACGTCGGCGAGTCGACCGCGTCCGACATCGTCCGTGCCGCCCGTGACGCGGCCGACATCGGCGGGTTCGAGACCGGCTCGACCGTTCTCGAGCGCCGGAACGAAATCGGCAAACTGAGCTGGCACATCGACGAGGTCGACGACCTGCTCGGTGGCGGTATCGAGACCCAGTCGATCACCGAGGTCTACGGTGAGTTCGGTGCCGGCAAGTCCCAGGTCACCCACCAGATGGCGGTCAACGTCCAGCTTCCGAAGGAGGTCGGCGGCCTCCACGGCTGTGCGATCTTCGTGGACAGCGAGGACACCTTCCGCCCCGAGCGGATCGACGACATGGTCCGCGGCCTGCCGGACGAGGCCATCGACGCGACGCTCGAGGACCGCGAGATCGAGGGCTCGGCCGACGACGAGGAAGCGGTCGACGAACTCGTCGACGACGTCCTCGAGAAGATCCACGTCGCCAAGGCGTTCAACTCCAACCACCAGATGCTGCTGGCCGAGAAGGCCAAGGAACTCGCGGGCGAACACGAGGACTCGGAGTATCCGGTCCGCCTGCTCTGTGTCGACTCCCTGACGGCGCACTTCCGTGCGGAGTACGTCGGCCGTGGCGAACTCGCGGACCGACAGCAGAAGCTCAACAAGCACCTGCACGACCTCGACAAGGTCGGCAACCTCTACAACTGCGCGGTCATCGTCACGAACCAGGTCGCGTCGAACCCCGACTCGTTCTTCGGCGACCCGACCCAGCCGATCGGCGGCAACATCCTGGGTCACAAGTCGACGTTCCGGATCTACCTCCGCAAGTCCAAGGGTGACAAGCGGATCGTCCGACTGGTCGACGCACCGAACCTGGCCGACGGCGAGGCCGTCATGCGCGTTCAGGACGGCGGACTGAAGCCCGAATAA
- a CDS encoding 2-phosphosulfolactate phosphatase, with the protein MSPVIDEMLESTLLETIIPSRARIPDDPAPGEYVVIDVAQFSTTVPELLANGAEYVYITEERGNEPAFKDEHPRAKIGGGSGPNYEGESGYDFFNSPSFVQDVDVEGRPTAMTSTNGGNAVTDLRQAGGDDVAIYVGGLTNGKAVAEHLRDSDRETFLVAAGSRGKPSPEDTVGALVIAHHLYGIPLTDERREAYRSVVQFGKGPKYEDKPPIKRTDLYEYTLAFDSRSVVPKLEGQRLVDVAAAGDDGGD; encoded by the coding sequence ATGAGCCCAGTGATAGACGAGATGCTCGAATCGACGTTGCTCGAGACGATCATCCCCTCGCGGGCGCGGATTCCCGACGATCCGGCCCCGGGAGAGTACGTCGTCATCGACGTCGCCCAGTTTTCGACCACCGTGCCCGAGCTGTTGGCCAACGGTGCGGAGTACGTCTACATCACCGAGGAACGGGGTAACGAGCCCGCGTTCAAAGACGAACACCCGCGAGCGAAGATCGGCGGGGGATCCGGTCCGAACTACGAGGGTGAATCGGGGTACGACTTCTTCAACTCGCCCAGCTTCGTTCAGGACGTCGACGTCGAGGGACGGCCGACGGCGATGACGTCGACCAACGGCGGGAACGCCGTTACCGATCTCCGGCAGGCGGGCGGCGACGACGTGGCAATCTACGTCGGCGGGCTGACGAACGGTAAAGCCGTCGCGGAACACCTCCGGGACAGCGATCGCGAGACGTTCCTCGTCGCCGCCGGTTCGAGGGGGAAACCCTCGCCGGAGGACACCGTCGGCGCACTGGTCATCGCACACCACCTGTACGGAATACCACTCACTGACGAGCGGCGCGAGGCCTACCGCTCGGTCGTGCAGTTCGGCAAGGGGCCGAAGTACGAGGACAAACCCCCCATCAAGCGGACGGACCTCTACGAGTACACCCTCGCGTTCGACAGCCGATCGGTCGTCCCGAAACTCGAGGGACAGCGCCTCGTCGACGTGGCGGCCGCCGGCGACGACGGCGGTGACTGA
- a CDS encoding GNAT family N-acetyltransferase: MTDRAPNRGPHATVVSDYDFEHYDETIDRHIGFRRVSLERDLGRLHAWLGSTHVAPYWDLDEPLLEFRETLRAKLADDHQTLYVGCLDHVPMSYWERYWAVEDDLAAYYDAEPGDQGMHLLFGPEEYLGCGYAVPLIRAMLAFQFRHPETDRIVAEPDARNDAVLASADRCGFEFRREFEFEEEDKTATFAVCPRERFERDIWPPTADRADGRPAEVGDDD; encoded by the coding sequence ATGACGGATCGAGCCCCCAACCGCGGCCCGCACGCCACGGTCGTCTCGGACTACGACTTCGAGCACTACGACGAGACGATCGATCGCCACATCGGGTTCCGGCGGGTCTCGCTCGAGCGCGATCTCGGCCGCTTGCACGCGTGGCTGGGATCGACCCACGTCGCACCGTACTGGGACCTCGACGAGCCGCTGCTCGAGTTCCGCGAGACGCTCCGAGCGAAACTCGCGGACGACCATCAAACGCTGTACGTCGGCTGTCTGGACCACGTCCCGATGAGCTACTGGGAGCGCTACTGGGCCGTCGAGGACGATCTGGCGGCGTACTACGACGCCGAGCCCGGCGATCAGGGGATGCATCTCCTGTTCGGCCCCGAGGAGTACCTCGGTTGCGGGTACGCCGTCCCCCTGATCCGGGCGATGCTCGCGTTCCAGTTCAGGCATCCAGAGACCGATCGAATCGTCGCCGAACCCGACGCCCGGAACGACGCCGTGCTCGCGAGCGCCGACCGATGCGGCTTCGAGTTCCGCCGCGAGTTCGAGTTCGAGGAGGAGGACAAGACGGCGACATTCGCCGTCTGTCCGCGTGAACGGTTCGAACGAGATATCTGGCCGCCGACCGCGGACCGTGCGGACGGGCGACCGGCCGAGGTGGGCGACGATGACTGA
- a CDS encoding IucA/IucC family protein codes for MTPRQHPSTTTTDEQRIDATRVARDATLHSFLNCYCHETGTGEFVTAADAPLERRPASGLVLRCPLPNQGIALLVPVAYRSPTGRHLFDLPAYYRPGGDGDPVELDYATLATLATKELALERGADGNRDDLVERVVRSCRNVERYVDARAADAETLYGTDVTFREAEQSLVFGHHRHPTPKSRRGMERDAERYAPELEGSFQLHYVRADPEIVESESERAESAAEWVRETLCDDPTVAESVLEGYLTEDDILLPVHPWQADRLLERPAVRDLVSAGSLESLGELGREFYPTTSVRTLYAPESPFMVKGSLAVEITNSLRTNKRPELERGVAISALLATELGDDLRERFPAFDVIRDPAYLTIDPDALGVDGDESGFEVVLRENPFRGADARRATPVVALCQDAIGDGRSRLGRTVASIAEREGRDAAAVSEEWFRRYLEISIRPLLWLYLERGIGLEAHQQNSVLTLDDGGYPDEFRYRDNQGYYFPESTYDRLEAVCPGVGERANSICPDAVADERIRYYVVCNNAFGVINAFGTAGLVDENRLLAVLREELESLREFDRPGTSILDPLLESSTVPCKANLLTRFRGLDELDAPSLDEQSVYADVRNPLVAPPEPAESVGSTATGDTEASR; via the coding sequence ATGACGCCACGACAACACCCATCGACGACCACGACCGACGAGCAGCGCATCGATGCGACGCGCGTCGCACGCGATGCGACGCTGCACAGCTTCCTGAACTGCTACTGCCACGAGACCGGCACCGGCGAGTTCGTCACCGCTGCGGACGCGCCCCTCGAGCGTCGGCCGGCGAGCGGGCTCGTGTTGCGGTGCCCGCTGCCGAACCAGGGGATCGCGCTCCTCGTTCCCGTGGCCTACCGCTCCCCGACCGGTCGCCACCTGTTCGACCTGCCCGCGTACTACCGGCCCGGCGGCGACGGCGACCCGGTCGAACTGGACTACGCCACGCTCGCGACGCTCGCGACGAAGGAACTCGCGCTCGAGCGCGGTGCGGACGGGAACCGCGACGATCTCGTCGAACGAGTCGTCCGCTCGTGTCGGAACGTCGAGCGGTACGTCGACGCCCGCGCGGCCGACGCGGAGACGCTGTACGGAACGGACGTCACCTTCCGCGAGGCCGAACAGTCGCTCGTCTTCGGACACCACCGCCACCCGACGCCGAAGAGCCGCCGGGGGATGGAGCGCGACGCCGAGCGCTACGCCCCGGAACTCGAGGGCTCGTTCCAGTTGCACTACGTCCGTGCCGATCCGGAGATCGTCGAGAGCGAGTCCGAGCGCGCCGAATCCGCCGCGGAGTGGGTCCGCGAGACGCTGTGCGACGATCCGACCGTCGCCGAGTCGGTCCTCGAGGGGTACCTGACCGAGGACGATATCCTCCTGCCGGTCCACCCGTGGCAGGCCGACCGGCTGCTCGAGCGCCCCGCCGTTCGGGACCTCGTTTCGGCCGGGAGCCTCGAGTCGCTCGGCGAACTGGGCCGGGAGTTCTACCCGACGACGTCCGTCCGAACGCTGTACGCCCCCGAGTCGCCGTTCATGGTCAAGGGGTCGCTCGCCGTCGAGATCACCAACTCGCTGCGGACGAACAAGCGCCCGGAACTCGAGCGCGGCGTCGCGATCTCGGCGCTACTGGCGACCGAACTCGGCGACGACCTGCGCGAGCGGTTCCCCGCGTTCGACGTGATCCGGGACCCTGCCTACTTGACGATCGACCCCGACGCGCTGGGCGTCGACGGCGACGAATCCGGCTTCGAGGTCGTCCTCCGGGAGAACCCGTTCCGGGGTGCGGACGCCCGGCGGGCGACACCCGTCGTCGCGCTCTGTCAGGACGCGATCGGGGACGGTCGTTCCCGTCTCGGTCGCACCGTCGCGTCGATCGCCGAGCGCGAGGGCCGCGATGCCGCCGCCGTCAGCGAGGAGTGGTTCCGGCGCTACCTCGAGATCTCGATCCGGCCGCTGCTGTGGCTCTACCTCGAGCGGGGGATCGGGCTCGAGGCCCACCAGCAGAACAGCGTGCTCACGCTCGACGACGGGGGCTACCCCGACGAGTTCCGCTACCGGGACAACCAGGGCTACTACTTTCCCGAGAGCACCTACGATCGGCTCGAGGCGGTCTGTCCCGGTGTCGGCGAGCGGGCGAACTCGATCTGTCCCGACGCGGTCGCCGACGAGCGGATCCGCTACTACGTCGTGTGCAACAACGCGTTCGGCGTGATCAACGCCTTCGGGACCGCGGGACTGGTCGACGAGAACCGGCTGCTCGCCGTGCTCCGCGAGGAACTCGAGTCCCTCCGGGAGTTCGACCGCCCCGGCACGTCGATCCTCGACCCGCTGCTCGAGTCGTCGACCGTCCCCTGCAAGGCCAACCTGTTGACTCGCTTCCGCGGCCTGGACGAACTCGACGCGCCGTCGCTCGACGAGCAGTCGGTCTACGCCGACGTGCGGAACCCGCTCGTCGCGCCGCCGGAGCCGGCCGAATCGGTCGGCTCGACCGCGACCGGCGACACGGAGGCGAGCCGATGA
- a CDS encoding IucA/IucC family protein, with translation MENTSRNTDRDDLEHGLDGIDTLDRVLTADRWNDVSRELLAKILREFTYEDILEPAPIDDAADGEWTTYEIDLEGTRYRFDAVERFWDSLSVSVDSIERDAGDGFEPAADPLQFVVDLEPAVEMDSITAGHLVREYAKTLLADAHLEADTAGATTAGSDAGGTEESVVDMSYAEIEGEMTGHPWLTFNKGRVGWGYDDYRDYAPERAEPIRLSWCAVSREAASFVSVDGLDHEALLESELGARYDEFRGELERRGLEPDDYRFLPVHDWQWEQTVVPLFGNQLAADEIVPLGRGPDEYLPMQSVRTFVNVDAPAKHNVKLPMRISNTLVWRGLPGERTEAAPLVTAYIKGVRDDDPFLRDECQVVLPGEIAGVNVDHPTFDALEGPPYQYTELLGCVWRESVTDLIDDDERAMTLSALLHVEDGDPVVSKLVARSDLSLSEWLDELFATMLPPLLHYLYRYGTAFSPHGENTILVLEDDRPSRLAVKDFVDDVNVAEAPLEELQGLPDDLDDVLLSVPPDELRLFVVYGLFVGVYRYLAELLVRHHDYSEERFWGQVRAAIEDYHARFPDLEDRFELFDLLEPTVPKLTLNRNRIVDIGYGDRPERPHAIEHGTVPNPLSEVEPER, from the coding sequence ATGGAGAACACCTCACGCAACACCGATCGCGACGATCTCGAGCACGGACTCGACGGAATCGATACGCTGGACCGCGTACTGACCGCGGACCGCTGGAACGACGTCTCGCGGGAACTCCTCGCCAAGATCCTGCGGGAGTTCACCTACGAGGACATCCTCGAGCCGGCCCCGATCGACGACGCCGCGGACGGCGAGTGGACCACCTACGAGATCGACCTCGAGGGAACGCGCTACCGCTTCGACGCCGTCGAGCGGTTCTGGGACAGTCTCAGCGTCAGCGTCGACTCGATCGAACGCGACGCGGGCGATGGGTTCGAGCCCGCCGCCGATCCGCTCCAGTTCGTCGTGGATCTCGAGCCGGCGGTGGAGATGGATTCCATCACGGCCGGCCACCTCGTGCGCGAGTACGCCAAGACGCTGCTCGCGGACGCGCATCTCGAGGCCGATACTGCCGGCGCGACCACCGCTGGCAGCGACGCCGGCGGGACCGAGGAATCGGTCGTCGACATGTCCTACGCCGAGATCGAGGGCGAGATGACCGGCCACCCGTGGCTCACTTTCAACAAGGGGCGGGTCGGCTGGGGGTACGACGACTACCGCGACTACGCGCCCGAGCGCGCCGAACCGATCCGGCTCTCGTGGTGTGCCGTCTCGCGCGAGGCGGCCTCGTTCGTGAGCGTCGACGGGCTCGACCACGAGGCCCTGCTCGAGTCGGAACTCGGGGCCCGCTACGACGAGTTCCGCGGCGAACTCGAGCGCCGCGGGCTCGAGCCGGACGACTACCGCTTCCTGCCGGTCCACGACTGGCAGTGGGAGCAGACGGTCGTTCCCCTGTTCGGGAACCAGCTCGCGGCTGACGAGATCGTCCCGCTGGGGCGGGGACCCGACGAGTACCTGCCGATGCAGTCGGTCCGGACGTTCGTCAACGTCGACGCGCCGGCCAAACACAACGTGAAGCTGCCGATGCGGATCAGCAACACGCTCGTCTGGCGCGGGCTCCCCGGCGAGCGCACCGAAGCCGCGCCGCTGGTCACGGCGTACATCAAGGGCGTTCGGGACGATGATCCGTTCCTGCGCGACGAGTGCCAGGTCGTCCTCCCCGGCGAAATCGCGGGCGTGAACGTCGACCACCCGACGTTCGACGCGCTCGAGGGTCCGCCCTACCAGTACACCGAACTGCTGGGCTGTGTCTGGCGGGAGAGCGTCACGGACCTGATCGACGACGACGAGCGGGCGATGACCCTCTCCGCGCTGCTGCACGTCGAGGACGGCGACCCGGTTGTCTCGAAACTGGTCGCCCGCTCCGACCTGTCGCTCTCCGAGTGGCTCGACGAACTGTTCGCCACGATGCTCCCGCCGCTCTTGCACTACCTCTATCGGTACGGAACCGCGTTCTCGCCCCACGGGGAGAACACGATCCTCGTCCTCGAGGACGACCGGCCGTCCCGGCTCGCCGTCAAGGACTTCGTCGACGACGTCAACGTCGCCGAGGCACCCCTCGAGGAACTCCAGGGCCTACCGGACGACCTCGACGACGTGCTCCTCTCGGTCCCCCCGGACGAACTGCGGCTGTTCGTCGTCTACGGCCTGTTCGTCGGCGTCTACCGCTACCTGGCGGAGTTGCTGGTTCGACACCACGACTACTCGGAAGAACGCTTCTGGGGGCAGGTCCGAGCCGCGATCGAGGACTACCACGCGCGGTTCCCCGACCTCGAGGACCGGTTCGAACTGTTCGACCTGCTCGAGCCGACGGTGCCGAAGCTGACTCTGAACCGCAATCGGATCGTCGACATCGGCTACGGCGACCGCCCGGAGCGGCCCCACGCCATCGAGCACGGGACCGTTCCGAACCCGCTGTCCGAAGTCGAACCCGAGCGGTGA
- a CDS encoding diaminobutyrate--2-oxoglutarate transaminase: MTDGGSAADRLLAQQARRESNARTYPRSLPLAIERAEGAIVEDVDGNEYIDCLAGAGTLALGHNHPAVVERMEALLDRGRAIHTLDLTTPVKERFVDELLESLPDEFAETAKVQFCSPAGTDAVEAALKLVKTATGNRSMLAFQGGYHGMTHGALGLMGDTAAKEPIPGLLPDVHHLPYPHAYRCPFGLGGEDCWQTSAEYVERTLSNPDSGIVDPAGMILEPVQGEGGSVPAPDDWLREMRRITRERDIPLIVDEIQTGLGRTGELYAVEHADIVPDVMTLSKAVGGGLPLSVVVYDESLDVWEPGAHAGTFRGNQLGMAAGAATIEYVLEHDLEAHAAAMGDRLRARLEETAATFEAVGDVRGRGLLLGMELVDPDGDPDSLGHAPADGELAAAVQSAAFDRGLVVETGGRHGSVVRFLPPLSISPSRIDEIGEIVHESVRAAVAGERDRTEAPA, from the coding sequence GTGACTGACGGCGGTTCGGCGGCCGACCGTCTCCTCGCACAGCAGGCGCGTCGCGAGTCGAACGCGCGAACCTACCCCCGATCGTTGCCGCTCGCGATCGAGCGCGCCGAGGGCGCGATCGTCGAGGACGTCGACGGGAACGAGTACATCGACTGTCTGGCGGGTGCCGGGACGCTCGCGCTCGGCCACAACCACCCTGCGGTGGTCGAACGGATGGAAGCGCTCCTCGATCGGGGGCGGGCCATCCACACGCTCGATCTGACGACGCCGGTCAAGGAACGGTTCGTCGACGAGTTGCTCGAGAGCCTCCCGGACGAGTTCGCCGAGACGGCGAAAGTACAGTTCTGTAGCCCCGCCGGGACGGACGCGGTCGAAGCGGCGCTGAAACTGGTCAAGACGGCCACGGGTAACCGGTCGATGCTGGCGTTTCAGGGTGGATACCACGGGATGACCCACGGTGCCCTCGGGCTGATGGGCGATACGGCGGCGAAAGAACCGATTCCGGGACTGCTGCCGGACGTCCACCACCTGCCCTATCCCCACGCCTACCGCTGTCCGTTCGGACTCGGCGGCGAAGACTGCTGGCAGACGAGCGCCGAGTACGTCGAGCGCACGCTTTCGAACCCCGACAGCGGCATCGTCGACCCCGCGGGGATGATCCTCGAGCCCGTGCAGGGCGAGGGCGGTTCGGTACCGGCACCCGACGACTGGCTGCGGGAGATGCGCCGGATCACCCGCGAGCGCGATATCCCGCTGATCGTCGACGAGATTCAGACCGGACTCGGCCGCACCGGCGAACTGTACGCGGTCGAGCACGCCGATATCGTCCCGGACGTGATGACGCTCTCGAAGGCCGTCGGCGGCGGGCTCCCCCTGTCGGTCGTCGTCTACGACGAGTCGCTGGACGTCTGGGAGCCCGGCGCACACGCCGGCACGTTCCGCGGCAACCAGCTCGGCATGGCAGCCGGCGCGGCGACCATCGAGTACGTCCTCGAGCACGACCTCGAGGCGCACGCGGCGGCGATGGGCGACCGGCTGCGAGCGCGGCTCGAGGAGACCGCCGCGACGTTCGAGGCGGTCGGCGACGTTCGCGGGCGCGGGCTGTTGCTCGGAATGGAACTCGTCGATCCCGACGGGGACCCCGACTCGCTCGGCCACGCACCCGCGGACGGCGAGCTGGCGGCCGCCGTCCAGTCGGCGGCGTTCGACCGCGGCCTGGTCGTCGAGACCGGCGGCCGCCACGGCAGCGTCGTCCGGTTTCTCCCCCCGCTTTCGATCTCGCCGTCGCGCATCGACGAGATCGGTGAAATCGTCCACGAGAGCGTCCGCGCGGCCGTCGCGGGGGAGCGCGATCGGACGGAGGCACCGGCATGA
- a CDS encoding lysine N(6)-hydroxylase/L-ornithine N(5)-oxygenase family protein, translating to MTDDGDATTAVRLGDDGTDDPSDVATSDETVIDRGHYDVLGVGLGPFNLGLAALLDGADPALELDAVFLEREPAFAWHEGMLIEGATLEVPFLADLVTMADPTNPYSFLNYVRERDRIYEFYVYETFQIPRREYDEYLRWVAETVPTTQFDREVTSVEYEASSGSSDGSETTGTFVVEAVAPETGQRYRYRADDLVVGVGSRPSLPEFAREHAGADGPLFHTADYLERRDDALDAGSITVVGSGQSAAEVVLDLLERQSTHDYRLDWLTRSDGFFPMEYSKLGLQHFTPEYTRYFYELPQSRKDDLLADQDLLYKGIDPETSERIYDTLYERSIGDPDPDFGMLATTAVVDIERADGSYWLDCEQRQQGRAFALETDAVILGTGYHRPTPTFLEPIADRIAFDDRGRFRVSEDYRLEGDFGGADDAGGRVFVQNAALHTHGVGTPDLGLGCYRNAVIVDRLAGREVYPIDRDTVFQTFDVEQFADHAPVRTDGAQPLSLDTE from the coding sequence ATGACTGACGACGGCGACGCCACCACTGCCGTCCGTCTCGGCGACGATGGAACGGACGATCCGTCGGACGTCGCGACGAGCGACGAGACGGTCATCGACCGCGGCCACTACGACGTGCTCGGCGTCGGTCTCGGCCCGTTCAACCTCGGCCTCGCGGCGCTGCTCGACGGTGCCGATCCCGCACTCGAGCTCGATGCCGTCTTCCTCGAGCGCGAGCCCGCGTTCGCCTGGCACGAGGGAATGCTGATCGAGGGGGCCACGCTCGAGGTGCCGTTCCTCGCGGACCTGGTGACGATGGCCGATCCCACCAATCCGTACAGCTTCCTCAACTACGTCCGCGAGCGCGATCGCATCTACGAGTTCTACGTCTACGAGACGTTCCAGATACCCCGCCGCGAGTACGACGAGTACCTGCGCTGGGTCGCCGAAACCGTCCCGACGACGCAGTTCGACCGGGAGGTGACGAGCGTCGAGTACGAGGCTTCGAGCGGGAGCTCCGACGGCTCGGAGACCACCGGAACGTTCGTCGTCGAGGCCGTCGCCCCCGAGACTGGCCAGCGCTACCGCTACCGCGCCGACGACCTCGTCGTGGGCGTCGGCTCCCGTCCGTCGCTTCCCGAGTTCGCCCGCGAACACGCCGGCGCGGACGGGCCGCTGTTCCACACCGCCGACTACCTCGAGCGCCGTGACGACGCCCTCGACGCCGGGTCGATCACCGTCGTCGGCTCCGGTCAGAGCGCCGCCGAGGTGGTCCTCGACCTGCTCGAGCGCCAGTCGACCCACGACTATCGGCTCGACTGGCTCACCCGCTCGGACGGCTTCTTCCCGATGGAGTACTCGAAACTCGGACTGCAGCACTTCACCCCGGAGTACACGCGGTACTTCTACGAGCTGCCGCAGTCGCGGAAGGACGACCTGCTGGCCGATCAGGACCTGCTGTACAAGGGGATCGATCCCGAGACCAGCGAGCGGATCTACGACACGCTCTACGAGCGTTCGATCGGCGACCCCGACCCCGACTTCGGGATGCTCGCGACGACCGCCGTCGTCGATATCGAACGGGCGGACGGCAGCTACTGGCTGGACTGTGAGCAGCGCCAGCAGGGCCGGGCGTTCGCCCTCGAGACCGACGCCGTGATCCTCGGCACGGGCTACCACCGGCCGACGCCGACGTTCCTCGAGCCGATCGCGGATCGAATCGCGTTCGACGATCGGGGGCGGTTCCGCGTGAGCGAGGACTACCGTCTCGAGGGTGATTTCGGGGGTGCGGACGACGCCGGCGGCCGGGTGTTCGTCCAGAACGCCGCGCTCCACACTCACGGCGTCGGGACGCCGGACCTCGGCCTCGGCTGTTACCGGAACGCGGTGATCGTCGATCGGCTCGCCGGCCGCGAAGTGTACCCGATCGACCGGGACACCGTCTTCCAGACCTTCGACGTCGAACAGTTCGCCGACCACGCGCCGGTTCGCACCGACGGCGCGCAACCGCTCTCACTCGATACGGAGTAA